The following is a genomic window from Nguyenibacter vanlangensis.
CGCGCCGGGCACGGCGATGCCGCGTCGTGTTCCTTGCGGTATTTGAAACGATGGATGAGATCCGGCCCGGCGGTCATGCGGGCGCGGGCGCCGCCGACCTTGCCCCGCGCCTGCGCGCGATAGTAGGACTGTCCCAGCCCCCTCCCCTTCGATCCGGTTGCGTCTCCGGATTGTTCCCCATGCCCCAGCGCTGGGGAAACCGAAAACGGACCGGATGATGAATTACGTGACCCCGCCCCCTGTTCAGCGCGCCGCACCGGACGGGCTGACGGCCGTTCAGCGCCTGCGGGGCATCGTTGCCGGGTCGGCGGGCAATCTGGTCGAATATTACGACTGGTACGTCTATTCCGCCTTCTCGCTCTATTTCGCCCATGTCTTCTTCCCCGAGGGCGATCCCACGACCGAATTGCTGCACACCGCGGCGATCTTCGCGGTGGGCTTTCTGATGCGTCCGATCGGCGGCTGGCTGATGGGCATCATGGCCGACCGCCATGGGCGCCGCGCGGCGCTCAGCCTGTCCATCCTGACCATGAGCCTGGGTTCGATGCTGATCGTGCTCTGCCCCGGCTACGACCGGATCGGCGTCGCCGCGCCGGTCGTGCTGGTCGTCGCCCGGCTGATCCAGGGGCTGAGCCTTGGCGGCGAATACGGCGCCAGCGCCACCTACCTGTCCGAGGTCGCGCCCCCCGGGCGGCGCGGCTTCTATTCCAGCTTTCAGTACGTCACGCTGGTGATGGGCCAGTTGCTTGCCCTGCTGGTGCTGCTGGCCATGCAGTTCGCGCTGCTGACCCCGCAGCAGATCGCGGCCTGGGGCTGGCGGGTGCCGTTCGGCATCGGCGCGCTGCTGTCGCTGTCGGTGCTGTGGCTGCGCCGCGACATGCACGAAAGCACGCAATTCACCCGCACGCGCGCCACCCGACAGCGCGGCGGCCTGCGGGCGTTGATCCGGCATCCGAAGGCGATCCTGACCGTGTGCGGGCTGACCCTGGGCGGCACCGTCGCCTTTTACACCTATACGATCTACATGCAGAAATACCTGGTCAACACGCTGGGTTTTCCGCGCGAGCGCGCGACCCTGATCGCCGCGTCGGCGCTGTTCGTCTTCGCCCTGGCCCAGCCGGCCTTCGGCGCGCTGTCCGATCGCATCGGCCGCCGGCCGCTGCTGATCGGCTTCGGGCTGCTGGGCACGTTCGGCACCGTGCCGCTGATGCGCGCGCTCTCGGCCGCCCACGGCGCGGCGGGCGCCTTCGCGCTGCTGACCCTCGCTCTGCTGGCGGTCTCGGGCTATACCGCGATCAATGCCGTGGTGAAGGCCGAACAATTCCCGACCCGCATCCGCGCCCTGGGCGTGGCCTTTCCCTATGCCATGACGGTCTCGCTGTTCGGCGGCACGGCGGAATATATCGCGCTGTGGTCCAAGCAGGCCGGGCACGAGGACTGGTTCTACTGGTACGTGTCGGCCTGCGCGCTGTGCTCGCTGCTCACCGTCCTGTTCCTGCTGCCCCGCCGGGGCATGATCGACGGGGATGGAACGAACCCCGCGCGATCTTCCGTTCAGACCCCCGTTCAGACATAACCGCCGGTCCGGTCGGCCTGCCGCCGCGCCGCCGTGCGCGCCGCCGGGTCGCCCAGTCCGCCGCCGCCCGGCGTCATCACGACCACCCGCTCGTCCGCCGCCACGACATGCAGCCCCTTGCCCGCCAGCCGGCGGCCCGACGCCGTCCGCAGGCAGCCCGGCGCGCCGTCCGCGCCGCCCTGCGCGCCGCGCGGCGGATGATCGATCCGGTCGAACGCCGCCAGCAGGTCGAACGGCCGCGCGTCAAGCGTGCCGATTTCCATGACCTGGCCCAGCCCGCCGCGGGTTTCGCCGTCGCCGCCGCTGCCGGGGCGGAACTCCTTGCGCCAGAAGATCAGCGGGCACTGGATTTCCGCGATCTCGACCGGCGTGCCGTGCACCCCGGACGGGAAGGCGGTGGCCGACAAGCCGTCCAGCCCCGGCCGCGCCCCCGTGCCGCCATTG
Proteins encoded in this region:
- a CDS encoding MFS transporter, giving the protein MTAVQRLRGIVAGSAGNLVEYYDWYVYSAFSLYFAHVFFPEGDPTTELLHTAAIFAVGFLMRPIGGWLMGIMADRHGRRAALSLSILTMSLGSMLIVLCPGYDRIGVAAPVVLVVARLIQGLSLGGEYGASATYLSEVAPPGRRGFYSSFQYVTLVMGQLLALLVLLAMQFALLTPQQIAAWGWRVPFGIGALLSLSVLWLRRDMHESTQFTRTRATRQRGGLRALIRHPKAILTVCGLTLGGTVAFYTYTIYMQKYLVNTLGFPRERATLIAASALFVFALAQPAFGALSDRIGRRPLLIGFGLLGTFGTVPLMRALSAAHGAAGAFALLTLALLAVSGYTAINAVVKAEQFPTRIRALGVAFPYAMTVSLFGGTAEYIALWSKQAGHEDWFYWYVSACALCSLLTVLFLLPRRGMIDGDGTNPARSSVQTPVQT